In a genomic window of uncultured Sphaerochaeta sp.:
- a CDS encoding basic amino acid ABC transporter substrate-binding protein — MKKLAALFMILLVLTSGLLFAQAQKESGKSYVFAANCAWPPLEFVDENGDIVGFEIDLVNEIAKVSNVKITIRNVAWEGIFAGLANGAYDAVASGVSVTEERKATMDFSTPIMVITQAILAPIADSSLSNTASLSGKTVGVQLGTTGHIFLDDFMQKNPSFKATIKAYDEIGFAIEDMLNGNLQAVVTDSVIASDFVLSNPNYASKLKVAGSASDLGDPEPIAIAMLKGNQEVLDLVNNGLEQIQKSGKMDELKKKWNIL; from the coding sequence ATGAAAAAACTAGCCGCCCTGTTCATGATCCTTTTGGTACTGACCTCTGGCCTCCTATTTGCACAAGCCCAGAAGGAAAGCGGGAAATCGTATGTATTTGCTGCAAACTGTGCTTGGCCGCCGCTTGAGTTCGTCGATGAGAATGGCGATATCGTCGGTTTTGAGATTGACCTGGTCAATGAGATTGCAAAGGTGAGCAACGTCAAGATCACCATCCGCAACGTAGCATGGGAAGGCATTTTTGCCGGTCTTGCCAACGGGGCCTATGATGCAGTCGCCAGCGGTGTCTCCGTCACTGAGGAACGCAAGGCAACCATGGACTTCTCCACCCCCATCATGGTGATCACCCAGGCCATCCTCGCCCCGATTGCTGACTCTTCCCTTTCCAATACTGCAAGCCTCAGCGGCAAGACCGTGGGTGTACAGCTCGGGACTACCGGACATATCTTCCTTGATGACTTCATGCAGAAGAACCCCTCCTTCAAAGCTACCATCAAGGCCTATGACGAGATTGGCTTCGCCATTGAGGATATGCTCAACGGCAACTTGCAGGCAGTGGTCACCGACTCGGTCATTGCAAGCGATTTCGTGCTCTCCAATCCCAACTATGCAAGCAAGCTCAAGGTGGCAGGCAGCGCAAGCGACCTTGGCGATCCTGAACCGATTGCCATCGCCATGCTCAAGGGAAACCAGGAAGTGCTCGACCTGGTGAACAATGGATTGGAACAGATCCAGAAGAGCGGCAAGATGGATGAGCTGAAGAAGAAGTGGAACATTCTCTGA
- a CDS encoding amino acid ABC transporter permease, giving the protein MDKQPNDIDELKLQAVRKKVVSVDPNAPKKKPLTIQMTDGVLIPRKDEGHILNSWRITFFSAIALLALLMIIKPKPYLDIFLVTIKGAPVTFQATIFAILGALVIGTVTGLGSVSKRRWVNMVSGVYVELIRGIPLLVQLIFIYYAMGRFFKIEGMIAAVVALSICFGAYMGEIVRAGIQAIPRGQMEAAIALGLSRSQAFRYVILPQTIKVVLPAIGNEFISMLKDSSLVSTIALSDILRKGREYISRTFLSLETMLVVALIYLIITLLLSRLVGILEERLHENG; this is encoded by the coding sequence ATGGACAAACAACCAAACGATATTGATGAGTTGAAACTGCAGGCAGTACGCAAGAAGGTCGTCTCAGTGGACCCGAATGCGCCAAAGAAAAAGCCGCTTACCATCCAGATGACAGACGGTGTTCTCATTCCGCGCAAGGATGAGGGACATATCCTCAACTCCTGGAGAATCACCTTCTTCAGCGCCATCGCCCTCCTTGCCCTTCTCATGATCATCAAGCCCAAGCCGTATCTGGATATCTTCCTGGTCACCATCAAGGGGGCTCCGGTCACTTTTCAGGCCACCATCTTCGCCATTCTCGGTGCTTTGGTGATAGGAACGGTTACCGGCCTTGGTTCGGTCAGCAAGCGCCGCTGGGTGAATATGGTCAGCGGAGTGTACGTTGAGTTGATCAGAGGCATCCCGCTTCTCGTACAGCTCATCTTCATCTACTACGCCATGGGGCGTTTCTTCAAGATTGAGGGAATGATTGCCGCGGTGGTCGCCCTCTCCATCTGTTTCGGTGCCTATATGGGTGAGATTGTCCGTGCAGGCATCCAGGCCATCCCCCGCGGGCAGATGGAAGCTGCCATCGCTTTGGGCTTGAGCAGGAGCCAGGCGTTCCGCTATGTAATCCTGCCACAGACCATCAAGGTGGTGTTGCCGGCAATCGGAAACGAATTCATTTCGATGCTGAAGGACTCCTCCTTGGTATCGACGATAGCCCTGAGTGACATCCTGCGCAAAGGCAGGGAGTATATCAGCCGGACCTTCCTTTCTTTGGAAACCATGCTGGTGGTTGCACTCATTTACTTGATCATTACCCTCCTGCTCTCCCGACTGGTAGGCATTCTGGAGGAAAGGTTGCACGAAAATGGATAG
- a CDS encoding amino acid ABC transporter ATP-binding protein, with protein sequence MDRIRIENLSKDYVTSSHMTVKAVKEANLTVRKGEVVVIIGPSGSGKSTLLRSVNKLELPTGGRIFIDEDEVTGAHVDLRKIREEVGMVFQSFNLFPHLSVMENITLAPIKVKKKSKAEAEKEAMDLLKLVGLEEKAQVYPPQLSGGQQQRVAIARALAMNPKVMLFDEPTSALDPEMIKEVLDVMLKLAKSGMTMLLVTHEMGFAKAAADKVVFMDEGRIVEVGTPDQMFANPKNERTKLFLEHIL encoded by the coding sequence ATGGATAGAATACGTATTGAGAATCTTTCCAAGGATTATGTCACTTCAAGCCACATGACGGTGAAAGCAGTCAAGGAAGCCAATCTTACCGTCAGGAAGGGAGAGGTTGTTGTCATCATCGGACCTTCCGGCAGCGGGAAGTCCACCTTGCTGCGCAGTGTCAACAAGCTTGAACTGCCCACCGGTGGCAGGATCTTCATTGATGAGGATGAGGTTACCGGAGCTCATGTCGATCTTCGCAAGATTCGCGAGGAAGTGGGCATGGTATTCCAATCCTTCAACTTGTTCCCCCACCTCTCGGTTATGGAGAACATCACCCTCGCCCCCATCAAGGTAAAGAAAAAGAGCAAGGCTGAAGCGGAGAAAGAGGCAATGGACCTTCTCAAGCTTGTCGGCTTGGAAGAGAAAGCCCAGGTGTATCCCCCCCAACTCTCCGGCGGCCAGCAACAGCGTGTTGCCATCGCCAGGGCGCTTGCAATGAACCCGAAGGTGATGCTCTTTGACGAACCGACCAGTGCGCTCGACCCTGAGATGATCAAGGAAGTGCTTGATGTCATGCTCAAGCTTGCCAAGAGTGGGATGACCATGCTCTTGGTAACCCACGAGATGGGCTTCGCCAAGGCTGCTGCTGACAAGGTCGTCTTCATGGACGAGGGACGCATCGTTGAGGTAGGCACCCCGGACCAGATGTTCGCCAATCCCAAGAATGAACGAACCAAACTCTTTTTGGAGCATATTCTCTAA
- a CDS encoding DMT family transporter → MKQRTLSLILAFCTVVLWSTGFVFTRIAVRDISPFPLGLLRYGSAALLLVGIGLAKRIGLPSKRDIPLFLLLGAFGFFFYQILFNIAMTTISAATASVVTATVPVITALFASLFFRERLGKLGWVAVAIEFLGILVLTFAKREVSLGWGLVWMLAAALFFAAYNLIQRFARTRYTSLQSTVYTITASCLMFLVFLPQAIEELSTAPLSSLLAVLFMGIFPSAIGFLLWTKALSLATQIGDVTNFMFVTPLLSTLLAILLIGEFPDSGTFWGGMAILLGLGIFNNRHRLTFRPKPLP, encoded by the coding sequence ATGAAGCAACGAACGCTCTCGCTGATCCTGGCCTTCTGCACGGTTGTCCTCTGGTCCACGGGATTTGTCTTCACCCGGATTGCGGTGAGGGATATCAGCCCGTTTCCCCTTGGCTTGTTGCGCTATGGGTCGGCCGCACTGCTTTTGGTCGGCATCGGCCTGGCCAAGCGCATAGGACTGCCGAGCAAGCGTGACATTCCCCTGTTCCTCTTGCTCGGGGCGTTCGGCTTTTTCTTCTACCAGATCCTCTTCAACATTGCCATGACCACCATCTCCGCCGCTACGGCAAGTGTGGTCACAGCCACCGTACCGGTGATCACCGCACTCTTCGCCTCCCTCTTCTTCAGGGAGCGATTGGGCAAGCTGGGCTGGGTGGCCGTTGCCATAGAGTTCCTGGGCATTCTGGTACTCACCTTCGCCAAACGCGAAGTCTCCCTTGGATGGGGTCTTGTCTGGATGCTGGCAGCTGCACTCTTCTTTGCCGCCTACAACCTGATCCAACGATTTGCCAGAACCCGATACACATCCCTCCAGTCGACGGTGTACACCATCACCGCTTCATGTCTCATGTTCCTGGTATTCCTTCCCCAGGCGATCGAGGAACTATCCACAGCTCCTCTCTCCTCGTTGCTTGCCGTTCTGTTCATGGGCATTTTCCCCTCAGCCATCGGATTCCTGCTCTGGACAAAAGCCCTTTCCCTGGCAACCCAGATTGGGGATGTCACCAATTTCATGTTTGTCACTCCCCTGCTCTCAACACTGTTGGCAATCCTGCTCATCGGCGAGTTCCCGGATTCGGGAACCTTCTGGGGAGGCATGGCCATCCTGCTCGGGTTGGGCATCTTCAACAATCGTCATCGTCTCACGTTTCGCCCAAAACCCCTCCCATAG
- a CDS encoding hemolysin III family protein, protein MKQHMLTHWLEHHITLHTYDDPRSERENAWTHVVGTLLSVVALVVILIRVPDMATYQLKVGTIIWGLTMILLYGASALYHSLPYGNGKRICRILDHSNIYFLIAGTYTPLMLYIGTTLAIRLVIMVWAIALLGIVFTLIFWGKLKALHVGLYLLMGWLIVFFWKDIVPYLPEGLIAWVIAAGLTYSIGVIFYASKRIPHYHAIWHLFCIGGSALFFFGYLFTLV, encoded by the coding sequence ATGAAACAACATATGCTTACACATTGGTTGGAGCACCATATCACCTTACACACGTATGATGACCCGAGATCTGAACGGGAGAATGCATGGACCCATGTGGTGGGAACCTTATTGAGTGTGGTGGCTTTGGTAGTGATTCTCATTCGGGTACCAGATATGGCCACCTATCAACTGAAGGTTGGTACCATCATCTGGGGGCTGACCATGATTCTCCTCTACGGAGCGTCGGCCTTGTATCACAGCCTCCCGTATGGCAATGGGAAACGCATCTGCAGAATTCTTGACCATAGCAACATCTATTTTCTGATAGCCGGCACCTACACACCGCTGATGCTGTATATCGGTACAACGTTGGCCATCCGCTTGGTCATCATGGTCTGGGCAATTGCACTGTTGGGCATAGTTTTCACCCTCATCTTCTGGGGAAAACTGAAAGCTTTGCATGTGGGACTCTACCTGCTGATGGGTTGGCTGATCGTGTTCTTCTGGAAAGACATCGTCCCCTACTTGCCCGAAGGCCTGATCGCCTGGGTCATTGCAGCAGGACTGACCTATAGCATCGGAGTCATTTTCTATGCAAGCAAACGCATCCCCCACTACCATGCCATCTGGCACCTGTTCTGTATCGGGGGAAGCGCGCTCTTCTTCTTCGGCTACCTGTTTACTCTTGTGTAA
- a CDS encoding TlpA disulfide reductase family protein, whose amino-acid sequence MNKKSRTLLISVISFVVLIVVASVAYNALRENAPSVAFTPQVAVIPQETPQAEPVQTPSPQPSAQPQPTVPDATAEAEPESEEPKMPNLPFFTLDGKEMLFEEIRQGKPVVINYFASWCPPCKEELPHFQKAFESYGDKIQFIFLNAMDGQRETKATLEKFVEQTEFTGPIFTDEGLFSYVFQTNSLPTTVFINADGTLANGYLGYVSESVLIENLEALLTQE is encoded by the coding sequence ATGAATAAGAAATCCCGTACCCTGCTGATATCAGTCATTTCGTTCGTAGTTCTCATCGTTGTGGCCTCTGTGGCATACAATGCGCTCAGGGAGAATGCTCCTTCCGTTGCATTCACCCCTCAAGTGGCTGTAATTCCCCAGGAAACTCCCCAAGCGGAACCTGTACAGACCCCGAGTCCCCAGCCTTCCGCACAGCCGCAGCCCACCGTACCTGATGCAACGGCAGAGGCAGAACCGGAAAGCGAAGAGCCCAAGATGCCCAACCTTCCCTTCTTCACCTTGGATGGAAAGGAGATGCTCTTTGAGGAGATTCGCCAAGGCAAGCCTGTTGTGATCAACTACTTTGCCTCATGGTGCCCTCCTTGCAAGGAAGAGCTTCCGCACTTCCAGAAAGCGTTTGAGAGCTATGGGGACAAGATACAGTTCATCTTCCTCAACGCAATGGACGGACAGCGTGAGACAAAGGCCACGTTGGAGAAGTTCGTGGAACAGACGGAATTCACCGGTCCCATCTTCACCGACGAGGGGCTGTTCAGCTATGTCTTCCAGACCAACAGCCTGCCCACCACCGTGTTCATCAATGCAGATGGTACGTTGGCAAACGGCTATCTGGGGTATGTGAGCGAGTCAGTTCTGATCGAGAACCTTGAGGCCCTGCTTACACAAGAGTAA
- a CDS encoding cytochrome c biogenesis protein CcdA, with the protein MAYLTAFLEGIISFISPCILPILPLYFSYLAGGVADRQERRGVLLKNSIAFVIGFTVLFVALGAASTSVGKFLSSHLVLLNRIGGVLVILFAINNLGFVLIPALNNNHRLQMKGLQNMNIPKSMLFGLVFAIGWTPCVGPLLGSALMMAANAELLHKGMLTLFFYAMGLAIPFLFSAILLDQAEGAFTAIKKHAKLITILSGLFLLAFGVALVLGFNPAALFL; encoded by the coding sequence ATGGCATATCTTACTGCTTTCCTAGAAGGGATCATCAGTTTTATCAGCCCTTGCATCCTGCCCATCCTCCCCTTGTACTTCTCGTACCTTGCAGGAGGGGTCGCTGATCGTCAGGAGCGAAGGGGAGTGCTGCTGAAAAACAGCATCGCATTCGTCATCGGTTTCACCGTTTTGTTTGTTGCCCTCGGAGCGGCCAGCACTTCGGTGGGAAAGTTCCTCAGCAGTCATCTTGTCCTGCTGAATAGGATTGGTGGTGTTCTGGTCATACTCTTTGCCATCAATAACCTTGGTTTTGTCCTTATCCCTGCGCTCAACAACAACCACCGGCTGCAGATGAAAGGCCTGCAGAATATGAACATTCCCAAGTCGATGCTGTTCGGCCTGGTGTTTGCCATCGGATGGACGCCTTGTGTAGGGCCCTTGCTTGGATCTGCCCTGATGATGGCCGCCAATGCCGAGTTGTTGCATAAGGGAATGCTCACCTTGTTCTTCTACGCAATGGGGTTGGCCATACCCTTCCTCTTCTCTGCCATTCTGCTTGACCAGGCGGAAGGAGCCTTCACTGCAATCAAGAAGCATGCAAAGCTCATCACCATACTCAGCGGCCTCTTCCTTCTGGCCTTCGGCGTTGCCTTGGTCTTGGGATTCAATCCTGCCGCACTTTTTCTCTAG
- a CDS encoding RsmB/NOP family class I SAM-dependent RNA methyltransferase, with translation MAKRKEKVEGRVLFDTYYAMLYQERWETLKQALLVEKQPTAFSETLVKPYYLDEASILAAKMLGVQTHDAVLDMCAAPGGKTLVLASFLKDGGTLVSNDRSADRRRRLKLVIAQHLEEAMQQRITVTAHDATKWSLYEKDAYDRVLLDAPCSSERHVLSDPKALAMWTPARPKHLAITQFAMLASALEAVKVGGYILYSTCSINPMENEEVIEKLFARRAGRVECIPTDNNGTELCSYGSIVMPDAQQGKGPLYFCLLRRLS, from the coding sequence ATGGCTAAACGCAAGGAAAAAGTCGAGGGAAGGGTGTTGTTCGACACCTACTATGCAATGCTCTACCAAGAGCGATGGGAAACTCTGAAACAGGCCCTGCTCGTTGAGAAGCAACCGACAGCCTTCAGCGAGACACTGGTCAAACCCTACTATCTGGATGAGGCATCCATTTTGGCTGCCAAGATGCTTGGGGTGCAGACCCACGACGCTGTATTGGATATGTGTGCGGCCCCTGGCGGCAAGACGCTGGTACTCGCATCCTTTCTGAAGGATGGGGGGACGCTGGTCTCCAACGACCGATCGGCAGACCGACGACGACGCCTCAAGCTGGTGATCGCCCAGCATCTGGAAGAAGCGATGCAACAACGCATCACCGTCACCGCCCATGATGCCACCAAATGGTCTCTTTATGAAAAGGATGCCTATGACCGGGTCCTGCTTGATGCCCCATGCTCAAGCGAACGCCATGTCCTTTCCGATCCAAAGGCTCTCGCAATGTGGACACCGGCAAGACCGAAACATTTGGCGATCACCCAATTCGCCATGCTTGCCAGTGCGCTTGAAGCGGTGAAGGTGGGAGGATACATTCTCTACAGTACCTGCTCGATCAACCCCATGGAAAACGAAGAGGTCATTGAAAAGCTTTTTGCCAGACGGGCCGGACGGGTGGAGTGCATCCCAACCGACAATAACGGCACCGAACTGTGTTCCTATGGATCCATCGTCATGCCTGATGCACAGCAAGGCAAGGGACCTTTGTATTTCTGCCTTTTGAGGAGGCTCTCATGA
- a CDS encoding DUF362 domain-containing protein, with amino-acid sequence MSKVAIVQCSAYEQAQVDEAVRQACLHGLMPSVKGKSILLKPNILSDAKPERNITTHPMVVHAMIRVLKEHGAKQILVGDSPGLQVPNFQPRVSGIQQVCIEEEVEWVDFTKHPKLHTIPYTSNKQLLLASVLEEVDMVFSLPKFKTHQLMYATGAVKNLFGLVPNLSKSPCHVQFPTREQFASLIVGIAEVVKPAFSLMDGIIGMEGPGPANGRPRHIGLLLASTDSLALDYAQAQIMGYEPKQVPIIAEGLRRGIGSAPSSYPVLDAKDLVLPDFQRIEVQKRTKFVHSLIIPFIFSKLIRWKVKKDRKAPVFLVEPCIRCRKCIDICPAHALTMVDKRIIIDEKACIRCYCCHEVCPASAILVDETIPS; translated from the coding sequence ATGAGCAAAGTGGCCATTGTACAGTGTTCAGCGTATGAACAAGCTCAGGTTGATGAGGCAGTACGGCAAGCCTGCTTGCATGGCCTCATGCCCTCCGTAAAAGGAAAGAGCATCCTGCTCAAGCCGAATATTCTCAGCGATGCCAAGCCCGAACGCAACATAACCACGCACCCCATGGTAGTTCATGCCATGATCAGGGTGCTCAAGGAGCATGGGGCGAAACAGATTCTTGTGGGTGACTCCCCGGGTCTTCAGGTACCAAACTTCCAGCCCAGGGTATCGGGCATCCAGCAGGTGTGCATCGAGGAGGAAGTCGAGTGGGTCGACTTCACAAAACACCCGAAGCTGCATACCATTCCCTACACCTCCAACAAGCAATTGTTGCTGGCATCTGTGCTTGAAGAGGTGGACATGGTCTTCTCCCTTCCCAAGTTCAAGACCCACCAGCTGATGTACGCTACCGGAGCGGTGAAGAATCTCTTTGGATTGGTGCCGAACCTTTCCAAGAGTCCTTGCCATGTGCAGTTCCCCACCCGTGAACAGTTCGCCAGCCTCATCGTGGGAATAGCGGAAGTGGTGAAACCCGCCTTCAGCCTGATGGATGGAATCATCGGGATGGAAGGCCCCGGCCCTGCAAACGGACGGCCGAGACATATAGGCCTGCTGCTGGCCAGCACAGATTCCCTTGCACTCGACTACGCCCAGGCCCAGATCATGGGCTATGAGCCCAAGCAGGTTCCCATCATTGCAGAAGGGTTGAGACGCGGAATCGGGTCAGCCCCTTCTTCCTATCCGGTTCTGGATGCCAAGGATCTGGTTCTGCCCGATTTCCAGAGGATTGAGGTGCAGAAACGGACGAAGTTCGTCCACTCCCTGATCATTCCCTTCATCTTCAGCAAGCTTATCCGATGGAAGGTGAAGAAAGACAGGAAAGCACCCGTTTTCCTTGTCGAGCCCTGCATCCGTTGCCGCAAATGCATCGACATCTGTCCCGCCCATGCCTTGACGATGGTGGATAAACGCATCATCATCGACGAAAAAGCATGCATCCGCTGCTATTGTTGTCATGAGGTCTGTCCGGCCTCCGCCATTCTTGTTGATGAGACCATCCCCAGCTGA
- a CDS encoding small multi-drug export protein produces the protein MELSTLLFSILLSLLPISELRGGIPYAFFNGASLALAAPLCIITNALVAPIAYTFLATFHKIFHKHWAWYASFFDRFVARAQARVAPKVNKYGYWGILLFVAIPLPVTGAWTGTLGSWILGLDKRKTMMAVFGGVIVSGLIVTSLVALGVGIDSVFIKRI, from the coding sequence ATGGAACTATCTACGCTCCTGTTCAGTATCCTGCTCTCCCTGCTCCCCATCAGTGAGCTGAGGGGAGGTATCCCATACGCTTTTTTCAATGGGGCCTCCCTAGCCCTTGCCGCTCCCCTTTGCATCATCACCAATGCCCTGGTCGCCCCCATCGCGTACACATTCCTGGCGACATTCCACAAGATTTTCCACAAGCATTGGGCGTGGTATGCCTCGTTTTTTGACCGCTTTGTTGCACGGGCCCAAGCCCGTGTGGCCCCGAAGGTAAATAAGTACGGCTATTGGGGCATTCTTCTCTTTGTGGCAATCCCCCTTCCCGTGACCGGCGCTTGGACAGGAACGCTTGGTTCCTGGATTTTGGGCCTTGACAAGCGGAAGACCATGATGGCAGTATTCGGCGGAGTCATCGTCTCCGGCCTGATTGTCACCAGCCTCGTAGCTTTGGGGGTCGGGATCGATTCGGTCTTCATCAAACGAATCTGA
- a CDS encoding UvrD-helicase domain-containing protein translates to MHFNLEKELNPEQCKAASLLHGPLLVIAGAGSGKTRMLTYRIAHMLECGIKEESILALTFTNKAAAEMGERIRSLTGLKLKKLTTTTFHSFGMGVLKQYIQHLGFKNNFTIYDTNDRMALIKEVILNLDYVVETFDLYELSSLFSDIKTKRKVFGPNASDKIRGLYLEYEKHLKAYNAVDFDDLIMKPLDLFEKKPEILDALRSRFTHILVDEFQDTSLSQYRMVEQLASTSRNLCVVGDDDQSIYSWRGANYENLVMFERDFPERLEIKLERNYRSTGTILEAANSLIVNNQMRKEKKLWTNSGKGSSIRLIHPSHDEEEASVIADEILMKHKKNDLPFSDFGVLVRTNSLLATLETKFVERGIPTQVTGGQSFFDRKEIRDILSYLKVMANQDDDVNLLRVINTPRRGIGRTTLEKMRKVADDHKCSLYSALSLMAVATDGQVKEGIQKALKRFYDMIESYHYDLFHAGSKRNFVLRNLVQEIGYKSYLESEHPDNEGIVNFKMKGIDFLCDRLSKWERNPDNAKSSIFDFLNRVSLAGKEDPDEENAGKIALMTIHASKGLEFDTVYLAGVEDQYIPHARAIEENPASIDEERRLFYVAITRARRELVISSCEKRRDVISLPSRFLEEIPKSLFDEEDPTKQLSSDEVVDKLRLLRERLALRQTT, encoded by the coding sequence ATGCATTTCAATTTGGAAAAGGAACTCAATCCGGAGCAGTGCAAAGCTGCATCGCTCCTTCACGGCCCCCTGCTTGTCATTGCAGGAGCCGGCAGCGGCAAAACCCGTATGCTCACCTATCGCATCGCCCACATGTTGGAATGCGGGATCAAGGAGGAGTCCATTCTCGCGCTCACCTTTACCAACAAGGCTGCAGCAGAGATGGGCGAACGCATTCGCAGCCTTACCGGCCTGAAACTGAAGAAACTCACCACCACTACGTTCCACTCCTTCGGGATGGGGGTGCTGAAGCAGTACATCCAGCATCTGGGCTTCAAGAACAACTTCACCATCTACGATACCAACGACCGCATGGCTCTCATCAAAGAGGTGATCCTGAACCTCGATTATGTGGTGGAAACCTTTGACCTGTATGAGCTCTCCTCCCTGTTCAGTGACATCAAGACCAAACGCAAGGTGTTCGGTCCGAATGCATCCGATAAGATCCGTGGGCTCTACCTGGAGTATGAGAAGCACCTGAAAGCGTACAACGCAGTGGACTTCGACGACCTGATCATGAAGCCTCTGGATCTTTTTGAGAAAAAGCCTGAAATTCTGGACGCCTTGAGAAGCCGCTTCACCCATATTCTGGTGGATGAGTTCCAGGATACTTCGCTTTCGCAATACCGCATGGTGGAACAGCTTGCAAGCACGAGCCGAAATCTGTGCGTGGTTGGCGATGACGACCAAAGCATCTACAGTTGGCGCGGGGCCAACTATGAAAACCTCGTGATGTTTGAGCGTGACTTCCCTGAGCGTCTGGAAATCAAGCTGGAACGAAACTATCGCTCCACCGGCACCATTTTGGAAGCTGCAAACAGCCTCATCGTCAACAACCAGATGCGAAAAGAGAAGAAGTTGTGGACAAACAGCGGCAAAGGCTCCTCGATCCGGCTCATCCATCCTTCGCATGATGAGGAGGAAGCTTCTGTCATTGCGGATGAGATTCTCATGAAACACAAGAAGAACGACCTGCCCTTCTCTGATTTCGGTGTGCTGGTCCGTACCAACAGTCTGCTTGCCACCCTGGAGACCAAGTTTGTCGAACGAGGCATTCCCACCCAGGTTACCGGCGGACAGAGCTTCTTTGACCGCAAGGAGATCCGCGATATCCTCAGCTACCTGAAGGTCATGGCCAACCAGGATGATGATGTGAACCTGCTGAGGGTCATAAACACCCCGCGCAGGGGAATCGGGCGTACTACCTTGGAGAAGATGCGCAAGGTTGCCGACGACCACAAGTGCTCACTCTACAGCGCCCTCTCGCTGATGGCCGTAGCCACCGATGGCCAGGTCAAGGAAGGGATACAAAAAGCGCTCAAGCGTTTCTACGATATGATCGAATCGTACCACTACGATCTCTTCCATGCTGGGTCAAAACGCAATTTTGTGCTGCGCAACCTGGTGCAGGAGATCGGCTACAAGTCCTATCTTGAGTCGGAGCACCCGGACAACGAAGGTATCGTCAACTTCAAGATGAAGGGCATCGACTTCTTGTGTGACCGTCTCTCAAAGTGGGAAAGAAACCCGGACAACGCAAAATCCTCCATCTTCGACTTTCTGAACAGGGTCAGTCTTGCAGGCAAGGAAGATCCGGACGAGGAGAATGCAGGAAAGATTGCCCTCATGACCATCCATGCTTCCAAAGGGCTGGAATTTGATACGGTCTATCTTGCAGGAGTGGAAGACCAATATATTCCCCATGCAAGGGCCATCGAGGAGAATCCAGCCAGCATTGATGAGGAACGACGGTTGTTCTATGTGGCCATTACCCGTGCAAGAAGGGAACTGGTGATCAGCAGCTGTGAGAAACGAAGAGATGTCATATCTCTGCCTTCCCGGTTCCTGGAAGAGATACCCAAGTCACTTTTTGATGAGGAAGATCCGACCAAGCAGCTGTCCAGTGACGAGGTTGTTGATAAGCTCAGATTGCTTCGGGAACGGCTTGCTCTGAGGCAAACTACCTGA